CTTTAGGAGAGATGTTTGAAGCTGCACGAAGTATCATGAACTGGCTTGGGGATTGTGCAAAGGTGAGTCTGtctcaatttatttgttttttcctttatgttgattttctttttttggttttttttttatctagtttctATACCATTACTGACTTTCTGTTTACATTTTCTCTTTGCATTTTACCTGACCAGATTATCGCATCTGAAAATGAGCCAGTGCGGTGGACAACTCCCCTAggacttcctgttgtacaacCTTATCGTAAATTAGGGACGCGAAGTGTGAGTTCTATAACATTTGCAGAAGCATAGTAGATCATATAGTactgacaggaaaaaaaaaaatgattggcaTTTTGTTACATTCATATCGATAGAGAGGGCATTTTGAGTACTCTTATCTTCCTTTTGTGCAATTACTGCAGATCAAAACTTCACTACAGGTTTTAATACTACAAAAAGAAACTGACAAGGTAACGTTACTTTATCTTTGTTGCTCGTTTCTGCTTTGGTAATCAAGATTCCATAATATTTACTTTGACTTCGAGTCTGTGCTAAGATGTTGATAACAcatgaaattgtgaaaaatctgAAATAACCTGTTTTTATTGCTGAAATGTTGTTTTAGGATATAGTATCTTACATTGGTACATTCTGCTAGCTGTTTCCCAATTTTCTGAACCAATTTTTCTGAACATGATTTCTGGCAGACTTCAGTGGGTGCCTTGGCTTTTTGTCTAGCTAAATTgccgtgattttttttctttatttagtcTGGACtgtgaccaaaatactaaaacaaaggGGGAAAAGGTTGTACCTTCTGGCTCTTGGATCTCAAAGTTTGGCAGTTCTTTTACTGTTACAGGTTATGGTCCAACGACAGAGAACAGCTTTCCCACCAAATTTTATTCATTCCCTTGATAGTTCTCATATGATGATGACTGCAGTTGCCTGCAAAGGGGCAGGCTTAAACTTTGCAGGTTTTTCACTCATTGCTGGATTTTGTCTCAATTGCTGTCCTATTCCTAGTTTTGATTTCTCATTACTGTATATTGGCATACCATCACAGGAGTTCACGATTCATATTGGACGCATGCATGTGATGTGGATGAGATGAACAGGATACTGAGGGAAAAGTTTGTCGAACTCTATGAAACACCTATATTGGAGAATGTAAGTATTAGCACTGCTATATTCTTCTAAAACTCATAAGGGCAATGGCCCCTTCATTGGCATCATTATATATTTGTAGAAGGCAAAAACCCAATACaatatttttgaagtttatTTGTCAGAGCGGATAAgaggaaattaattattttttactagctTTATTCGATTGCGGTTGTTTTGGTTGTGagtaaaagaacaaagaaaagggATATGTGCACCATATGTTTAAAGAAACAACACTTGTTGCAGTTAATTAAAGCATTCTTTATAATATGTTCTCATCTGCTGTTTCAATTAtgttttgggataaaaaaaatgcctATAAATTTCAACTTGAATTAGCATTTAAAAGAATTGTGCAGTGTCAAATCCAAGTCtgagggttttttcttttttagcagAACTCATCATTTATGCTGTTGGATTTGTATGCAGTTGTTGGAGAGCTTTGAAAAGTCTTTTCCCACGTTGTCTTTTCCGCCCTTGCCTGACCAGGGAGACTTTGAGCTGAGGGAAGTGCTGGAATCACCTTATTTCTTTAACTGATTCAGAGCAAGGGGTCCTCCTCTCATTGCTACACTAACGTGGCCCCCTTCTTTTATGGGTGTCATTAATTCTTTGTTCCTTGCCAAGCCTGGCTATGGAAACCTGTGATCTAATGAAGAACTTCCTGCTAGAGACTAACCTCTCTATTGTATATAGTATCTAGAAAGGAGTCGTCAAGCATTGAAGATCTTCATTTGGTCTGTGAGTTTTGACTCAGCTCTGAATGCTGTTGTATAGCaagcatatttattttgttctgGGAATAGGCCTCGCTGGGTTCTTGCATTGAACAAGAATGAATGAAGAGACTTGTGATCATTGTGCCCCACCATTGTTCCAATGCATCTTCTTAACCACCAAAGCAACACCCGTTAGCCACCACCACATAcagaaaacaaaacactaaCAACCACCAGATAGCCACCATTACAAATCAATCCATACCAGCAATAACCATATTCTCTTCATTTGTATGAGGGTCATAACAACACAGGAAATCAAACTCCGAGAGGGACATGAAAGAGAATGGAATTAAATGAGTCTTCTGCCAAAATtccatcttttaattattattttttttgtaattttttttacttctttattctatcttaattaaaaaaatcatagtaaaaaaattaaagtaattttttttttaaatgacatcaACAGACAAGTTATCCTTTTCAACACTAAGtcaacggttttttttttatatattctagtcttgattaatctttatattaaaaaaaaataaaagaagattagttttattttgtattgtgtttttacttcaaaaatatatttgtgatcttaattttatctataaattaaaCTAGTGTTGCTAGTTATTTAGTGTCTATCATTAAGACTACAATTATTATGGACTTAATCTTGAATGATATCATTAGAATCAATCATAAGCATAACACTATAGAGTTTGTGACAACTAagttaaatatggttaaatgtGCCTTGACATTACTCGAGAGAATTGAAAATAAGAGAATTATTGTTATTCTTCAAATATATATCAAGTGTGTGGATAAAAGTTGTAAAATCATCGTTAATAATAAGAGTTGTATCAATGCAGCATCTTCTAGTGTTGTAACTTGTTTAAGTTTAAAGTCTATTGTGTATCATAAATCATATAGTATATTATGGGTTAACACCATCTTAAtagcaattaagaaaatatgttttttttctatcaaattccTACATTATCACAATAAAATTTGGTGTGATGCGATTTCAATGAATATACACCATGTCATTTTTAATAGCATCACCATTTCTAGTAAATCATATTCATGTTCCTTTATTTTTAAGGTTGGAAATATCTAGCTCATTGGATTACCTCTAAGATTTAaccataaaaacaagaaaaaaatagtgtgaaagaaaagggaatttATACAATAAATCCAAGTGAGTTTGTGAAAAAAGTCAAGAAGACTATTGTGTTTGGTTTAGCTGttgagaaattttttgaaaactttataGTGGAATCATATGTAACATAATAACTTCAAATAGGTTTTTAAAGGAGGTTTAAGGAGAGTTTATTGTGTTTGCACGTTTTAgttaaataataagttttagCTAAGagtatgtttggcagtgtggtagcggttattttttaaataactttttgtaccgaaatgcatgtcaatgattttttttattttttaaaaattatttttgacatcaacacatcaaaacgatccaaaacatacaaaccgtattaaattttagcaaaaaaaattgaatttttttaggaaCGCGATTTCAACCACGTTTCCAAACGGTTCCTAACTCTGAAGGggaatcatttgaaaaaattagtGTGGTGTCaaagaaattttgaaatatttttcatatccaATATCTGCTTATTTGTTATCCTTAATTACAATAACATGTGGTCAGTATCAAAGCATAATACttattatataagataacttagtgatttcaagtttaattatCACTTATATAATTATCACGTGAATCTTTCTATggacataaataatatttttatatgaaattctcTTAAGAGTCAGATTTATCATTTGacaaatatctttatattagttataggtattttttatatttcagtttatgagagcaattatttttttttttcaatatttaattttaatagaataTTAATCATGAACTTTTCCTaacactatttttaatattataaaaatctcataattataacaactttataatttttaatttaccatCAGGAAACATCAATGGCAATCTAGTAAGTTTCtgccataaaataaaattccaattCAGCAGCCACAGCAACTTCAGTTTTCTGCCTCTGCATGGAGACATCGGTCGGTTTTCCCGATGCACTACTTTTCTTTGGTCCCCTGGGTGGGTGGTTGCTTTTTGGTGGCAGAAACAGGCACCTCTGCTTTATCAGGTTTCTTATCCTTCACTCGCGAATCCCTTTTCTGATCAGCTTCTCCAGATGGGTCAGCAATCTTCAATAGAAACAAGATCCTGCCCAGTTCAGATTGTAGAGAGGATAGTTCCTTTCCGAGCTGCACAGTTCTATTCAGCATTGACAAGAAAATCAGGAAATGAGCGACTAATGCAGCGATgatgaaatgttttttcttcttcatcaataaACCATACAACCATTTAGATTTAACACTTCTAATACCAGCGAAAAAGCAAGGCATGGCAgtgagaagaaagagaaaaggaaagaagtcaTCACTAAAAATAGCCCTTCGACTTGGAGTATAGGTAACAGGATGAACATTTTAAATGACACTAGAACATAAATCTGAAGGGGATTGAAAAACTGGATGCAGATTGGTCTTGTGTTCAAGGTAAGCGAAATCATCATTGTATTTGACATCAAATATCTAGAAATGAGGAACTCGAAGTATGAAACGTAAAACCActtacctttttattattttatcacgGGTTTTCTCCTGCTTCTCTGTAAGCTGCCCTTTGTAGGTGTGCCATGCTACTTCATCGCCATCATCCTAGTTATCcaaaacaacataaacaacACAGAGAAGAGTACCAGCTTTTTATCATGCGAAAGAGTCTAATTTAGGATTTATAGAAGTTTTGGTATACAAGATAATTCCAAAAAATGAAATAGACCTGGAGGTAAATTTGACACGAGTACGTAAACTAGTTGGTCTTCAAGTTCCTAGGTGGGATTGAACAACAAATTCTCAatgattatcttttttctttttctggattTATAAAAAAGCATCATTTCTGTACAAGGAGGAAACAAGGAGGTAAGGCTGACAGAGTGTTGACAACTATAAATAAACACTACTATTGTCCAACATGCATGCTTCATACAGAACAAATAATAGTTTTAAGCAATTCTCTTTACACAAAAGTGCATACAAACGTAATCTCACATGTTCTATATTTATTGCAAAGCAGATTAGGGAAAAATGTGGACAAAAGAGAAGTCGTATCTGCTGACAGTAATAAAAAGTCAAAAACAATAATTCTCACAAGATTACATCCAGAAAATGTATGGACTGACAATAACCTCAGCTTCTTCAATAGCAACTACTTCTCCCATGTCCCATGAGATACCATCAGCAAGAGCTGCTCCCAACCTTGCTCGTTGGAGTGAGGCTTGCCGAATCTTAGCATCTCTAAGAATTTTCCGGACAGCCCTACAACACATGATACATTACAGCAATTGATGCGTCCTTGCTATTCAAGCAAGATTACATAACTGTATGACAGACTACTAACAAATATTTGCAAGAGAATAGATTTGTTATGCTCATTTAATCTTCGAAACTAAAAACTCTTaacgtgtttattttttaaaacaacctGGCAAACCCGCATGCATGCAAACACCAGACGACTTTGGGAACAATTTATAGAACATTACAGACATAAAGTTGTAACACCTGCACGTACAAACTTTATTCAGAATaaggtcaattaaaaaaaaaggaaagaaacaaggAGTGATGTCCAAGTACACAAAATCTAAGATATCTATCGAGCACtatttatgtgtgtgtggtGACAGCAATCTTACCAGTGGCATCAAGTCAGATGGTCCTTGAAAAATGTACAATTGAGATGAACTGTGCAAGGAAAGAACACAAGAGGAAATTTCATAAATATGCAAGGACAATAATGCAGAAACAGTTGCATGCGTTCCTAATTCATGTCTTTTCAAACAATAACACTCATAATGTAACACTATATGTAAGACACGCTGAAACAATCTTAGTATATATCGAAAAAAGAATATGTGAACCAAAGCTTATTAAAGACTTTGACCATGAATCCTAGTTACAGTCTGTGGCCAATGGCCCCAATATGCATTATGAATTGTGGCTCAACATCACAAGTTACAGTGGTGTTAAGTGAAGCAGACAATGATGCCAGGTGATGAACAGTCGGGAGGAAATACCAGAGGAATGAAATATACAGAAGAATGGATAAGTCGAGGAATCAAGGAAAAAAGTTACTCACTGGCCAAATCGAATAACATCGCCAACATGCAATGCCACATAAACTCTCTTCTCCGCCTGGGATacagaaaaaggaaaagcagCTAAGAATGCAACAAAAAAGCATCACCAACTGGAAGGAAATTTTTTTAGCAGCAGCACATCATTAAAATACACAAACATATTCTACATAAATCTTTTAAGCAGGAAATTTCAAAGGAAGAAGCTATCCTGCACACTCCTTCACTACCTGAGAGAAAGGCTTTCTTCTACAAGATTGTCAGCTAATAAATACGCAATTCGTTTTATGGGGTCAACTCCTCCCTTCCTTGGGTCCTGGCACAGGACAACTTCAGATTCAAATCAAAACTATAGAGTAGAAGATTAAATCCATGCAACCAAATgctaaattcatgaaaattgaaGAACGTAAACTTGGCTAATTTGGCCGATGATAAGCCAGAGCTAGTTTTTGTCATTTCGtgttaaaaacatgaaaagactTAAATATGACATGGTTAATCAGCTGGATGAATTAGCCTTGAAGGTTAGGATTCTTTCTGCTAGAAGACTCTAGATCAACTGAGCAGACATGACAAGAAAAGATTCTTTCAACTAGCCAGAGTGGATGTTACTGGGAAAAATGTTGGTTGGCCATTGAAAATGTTTGCTCAGAATTGGAATCCTTGTCCAATAAGTCACTAGTATTTAGAGCATCCTATGCAgtgtacttaattttttttgttaggatttCTTTTGTTTAGCAATCAGAGTACTCAGAGTCCCAATTAGAATACATTTTCTGCCTCTTGAAGTTATATTGAGATTGTAAAACAGGAGAGGCTAGCAATCAATCGTTTGGAAGTTTCTTCAAACTGTCATCTTACcttgcttttcttttaattccttCTTCAGGATCCAGGTCTGTTGGCACGAACATGTCTGGTGTAAAGCACATTACATTCTCACCAAgttgccttttcttttgtattgtgCTTATATTTCAGTCCTCGATGATTTCCTTGGTATCAAATAAGCATATAATTCGCTATATGAGTTTATTTGGACTAGATCCTGTCCCACATAGATGACCAGATCCTCCTTTAGTTCGAAAATATCATCCAATCAAACAATAAATCAAAGATTTCTAGATGAGTAGATGACTTATATAGCCGGATATATATTGAATAACATGTGATGGTTCACACATCACAAGTTCCCTCCACAGTATCAGTGAATCACTTGCATCAGACCTTTTAAGAAATGCatacaatttaaatataaaaatcgtATTTTTGCTGACCTGGTTCTTGTTAATAAAGATGCCATGCGTGCTGCCGAGGTCATAAAGATAGGCATCTCCATTTCTTTTGAACTGGAGAACTGGGAAAGAGAGAACAAATAGTTAAACAACGTTCCCCAGCATCTACAATCAAGGAAGCTGTCAACAACTGCATGCTTGAAGTCCCAATGAATGAGATTTTCCCAGATATCCACGGATTCTATGACATGGAAAGCGACATAATCACCATAACCATACAgctagaaacaaaaaagaaaaacaatatagttCGCTAAGAAATTAAATAAGCTTCACAAATACTGTACACGATTCGGGCGTAAAATAACCCTCATGATCTTCGAGTTAAACACCTATCTACTTGGTAGGAAGGGAAAAAATGAAAGGGAAAGAGTAaacagaagaagaggaagaaagtcCATCTCTGTAAACCACTTCTTCTCGGAAGATATTTATTGAtaattcttttagcaatagcaGTCTCACAAGAGAGAGCAAAATGATTACAATGTTGTTGAGCGGCTCGTGGCTTTGGAGATGGAAATGAGAACAGGAAGTTTGCAGCAATTTATATAAACTTACAAACTAGAGCGTAACAAAGTCTATATCGACAGATAAGTTTGCTAAATATATACCAACAGATACAGAAACATTCCTGTCTGCAGGCAGCCAGGTTCATGGCTTTTGTTCATGTTCTTGAGATTTATGGGACAGGCAGATGcttcaaaaaatattgaacctATAATATGATGCTGCTAGTAGTACTGTTGGTCACAAGCTAAAATAGCcgaaaatgattaattttttacgTACAATTTGAGCCTATAATTAAATTGCTCTAATTTTTGCGTTGCACTTTTGAAGTTATGACTTATGATTGATTAGCTAGacttttaataatgtttttttttaattattttttatataaattattaaaacaattaaaaaatgttatttaaaataaacaaaaatcaaaaaatttgaaatatacaTCAAACCATACTTTCAAATACTTCATTAATACTTTAGTGAGCTGAGTTGGATGAGCTTAGCAACTTCGTCTactttacatttaaaattaaggttTCGTATGCATGGGAAGAAATAGAAatgtttattgaaaaaaaattatatatatttttaatttattattaatataaaaaaataaaaaataaattttaaaaaacagtctATATCCAAATTCTAAATTCAACCTAAAAAagagctggaaaaaaaaaaaaaaactagcaactCCAAGACCTCCAAGAATGACTCTTAATCCAAAaagttccattttttttcctcttattatAATGTTGCCCTTCCCATTCTATAATAAAGGAGATTGTGCGAATCTGTTAGCTGGCACCCACTTATCTTACCGTTAAGCTCAAACGAcaagtcattttttaaaaatatattcctccattaatcaaaaaaaaaaaaaaaaaaaaccaatgctTCCAAATCCCTTATCCCTAATTTCCTCTCTTcaggtttctctctctctctctctctcttcaggaaaattaaaaaaccttcctcgtttaatttcttcattcagGTTCCTTTACCTGAGAGGCCAGAAACagagtttttcaattttccttcttttgaaaatgatttgtaaataagctgaatgtttttttcttccctatATTTAGTTGCTTCTCCCACTACGTACATACCCTCCCCctatgtcattttctttttgtggttGGATTGCTCGAAGTTcactcattatttttaaatttcaataaaaaaaagacagaaaatatatcacaatataatttatgttttgaattctataattttctttttatctttttagttaaatatatttttaacattttttatattcaaaatactaaacaaaacaCAACATACATGTAAATATTAATACACAATATCCATAccctaacaaaaatattaatttagtaatagtttgttttttataagccTAACAAATTGTCGCTTTGGTAGGCATGCTGTGAAATAGAATATGAATTTcggaaggtatttttttttaattaattaataaacttcTATACTTTTCTCTTAGATGCGCccaacaatttttattatttatatttacaactatataaacaaataaatacataaacattaatatatataatcaacatCAATATTTACACCAAAATTGAACTTGCTTCGTTTATAAATAGTAATGCGCCAAGCCCAAACATATTGAGTCTGGTGTTAGCCAGATCTAGGCGCAGTGGATCTAGCACTAGCTAGACTCAAGAAATGACTAGGTCTAGCCACCGCTATATCCAAATCTTGCTAGGTCTAGCGTTAATTAGACCTAACCATTATTGAGCTTAATTGGTAATGTGTCAAGCCAACATCAGATCCAAGCCAACACGTGTTGGATCTGATGTTGGCTAGACCCAAGAGATAATTGAGTTTAACTAATTGCAATGGGAGAGGAATTAGTGTTTGTGATCGGAACATCAAAGTTGGCTGTTTGTGATAGgaatattgaagtttgagatTCTAAACTCGATTTATggatttctctttgtttttttggtttggttaagAGGGTGGtggctaagtttttttttttttaatgaaaaatttataatatataaaataagataaaaaaacatgtagattttttttaaaaaaaataccgtTGCAAATTTTAACTTGGTAAgattttatgttaatattacTATATTAGATGAGTCCAGCTCACCATAACCTACATGGATGAATATGAGGCAATGGTGAGTCGAGCTTGTATAATAATTTAGGGGTAACAAAAGTTGTGCCCAGTATTTCTATAATACGACGaggtttaatttcttttcttttcatagtaATCTCTCAGTGGATAGCAGAATCAATCATAAGAActtctatatttatatttaatttaaatactaattaaacgtGATAAGAGTGGGGGTTAAATATAACGCTGCACATCAAatgctcttgaaaaaaaaaatctacattgaagcttttgaaatgaaatattaaCATTTATCACCTTCTGCGTTCTATTTGTTTAACTGAATATAGAGCCACCTTGTTAcactttattattatgaataataaaataactccAAACTGCATTTATTGGAAGCTTTTGCGATGTGCCCATCAAATACGACTATAGTAAATCCCTGGATAAGAGATTGTTGCTTAAAATAATGTATAACAATGAAAAGAAGAACTTAAAAGAGTGTATTGTGTGATTGTTCATGGGTGtgattttgaattgttatttgtGTATGTTTGTTACTTAgtaatcttaaatatttatatatctcaTATCACATGAAATTAGCTTGGAAAGAGTGCAACAACAGATATATTATGCATAGATAACATCTAAAATGAGTTGTTTATATagggtgtgtttgtttattggaaagtggtttttgaaaaatcaatttttaaacttttatgtgtttatttatcattaaaaaaagttgatcaacaaaaaacattttccgatcaatggaaaatactttttaatcaaagaaaaatttaacttgatttctaagaaagtgtttttcttttattttgagcggaaaacactttacagaagttgtgaaaaatttaaaaatatcatattacttgctgatatgtcaaatttgatgttcaaacttttgattgctatatattttgtttgattttttttttcaatttcatcccttaaaatttaatttaatttgatttttatattaactttgatccttatttttatgattgttatttacttttttttttatttttttaattgaaattttttatctatcaaattattcttttaattattatttattttatttaaaataatatataatattataattataattattttaattttatcatctcgaaaattaaaaaccatatatTAATGGATAGCTATCACAAAGATCACCGTACACAACTCAAAAGTGATGCTCTATACAAGTCTTGAGCAGATTTACAAGCACCAAAAACTGTTTCCACCACCGACACAATGCAAAACCCCTGAATTTACCCATGTTTGTGTCAATTCATTTATGCACTTTtgaccaaatttttcttttgcttttttatgctGTCCCACTGAGCAgacctttttttgttcttttgtatgaaaataaaaaactaattagaaaataaaaaatctttggtccggtttaattttagttttaaaattctaaaaccgATGGAACCAGATCAAGTTATATATAGagtagtattttttattatattcccattgttatttattattctatagATTTTTCTACATTGaagcttttgaaaagaaaaattaacattgATCATTCATTCACTTTtgaaaaaactttcttttgcttctttatGTTGTTCCACTGAgatgaccctttttttttcttttgtgaattgaaattatattacaCGCAAACTGCTCCAATACtcacgttaataataaaaacaaaattacaatcaCATCAGGCACATGGTTGCATTCATCGTTGCATTCGCTTTCAATCCCTGACTATGAACAGGAACCCCAATTAAATGAAATGGATTTCTTGGAAAATGATCCCTTGGTCCACAGCATATATCCTTGGCCTGCAGGCACccaaatcaaatgaaatggaTTCCTGGAAATTGATCTCCTTGGTCCACATCCTATTCGGTTAACCAAGTCGGCTACCACTTGCAGCACAATTCATCAAAAAACGATGTGAATTATCATTTGATGTCAAACCAGGTGGATTATCAGCTGCAGCCACAATTATTTGATGCAtagcaaaataattattcagAATCACACCTTGGCAGTCCTTTCCAGCCAACTTGATGTGTTGTGTGCTAATCCGATGAAAATCAGATCCCAAAGAGGGTGATGCCGCTGATGTAGTAGTTGCAGTACCGAGGacttttatgtatatataattatgtaggggtgttcatggtccagttcggtccggttttaactCAAAAATTCAATCGAACCGGAAAATAGTATTCCTtattaatataacccgaaccgaaccgagaaccggTTCAACCCGAACTGATTTTGTTCAGTTTGGgtcaattttttaacataaaaaccagaaaaatcaGACTAATCTTCATCACTGAGCTAAATCGAAGAAAAATTTGACATCAAATATCAATCTAAGCTATTAATCACATCAACCACTTaaaaattcaacaac
This DNA window, taken from Populus alba chromosome 17, ASM523922v2, whole genome shotgun sequence, encodes the following:
- the LOC118036120 gene encoding LOW QUALITY PROTEIN: DNA-directed RNA polymerase 1A-like (The sequence of the model RefSeq protein was modified relative to this genomic sequence to represent the inferred CDS: deleted 1 base in 1 codon), coding for MHFLRCRVLDIMRRDAQKDPDVFPDALRAKELINQVDRKLVKQTVMTSVYGVTYIGARDQIKRRLNERGITEESDIFGCSCYAAKVTLTALGEMFEAARSIMNWLGDCAKIIASENEPVRWTTPLGLPVVQPYRKLGTRSIKTSLQVLILQKETDKVMVQRQRTAFPPNFIHSLDSSHMMMTAVACKGAGLNFAGVHDSYWTHACDVDEMNRILREKFVELYETPILENLLESFEKSFPTLSFPPLPDQGDFELREVLESPYFFN